A genomic segment from Aegilops tauschii subsp. strangulata cultivar AL8/78 chromosome 1, Aet v6.0, whole genome shotgun sequence encodes:
- the LOC109758765 gene encoding uncharacterized protein, translating to MAEFREALRNYHVRTLRNFEYHRNDPSRIIAWCSDRKHGCEFYITASKIAHEATFSIKKMNLDHTCGASGENTKVTMKWVAKAVEDTVRSNPVAGVETILSYTKKIRVHVPKKLAYRAKRNVVDVVQGDHKTQYYRLRDYLQYVMDTNPGLDGCFIKLSTGQQILAATGRDGNNNIFPIAFGVVDKEETDSWTWFLTQLRTIIGSGNKFGTYTIISDMQKRWDMTAAPCSHVVVAMQKVKLHPEDFVHEFFKKPLYCETYKHIIYPVLGPDCWPHTMVDDISPPVFKEKKGKKQTARKKGQFEVLAKKDTSRIGIVTCSNCKKQGE from the exons ATGGCAGAGTTCAGAGAAGCATTGAGAAACTACCATGTTAGGACACTGAGGAACTTTGAGTACCATAGGAATGATCCAAGTAGGATCATAGCTTGGTGCTCAGATAGAAAGCATGGTTGTGAGTTTTACATTACTGCTTCTAAGATTGCCCATGAGGCAACCTTTAGCATCAAGAAGATGAATCTTGATCACACTTGTGGAGCAAGTGGAGAAAACACAAAGGTTACCATGAAGTGGGTTGCAAAGGCTGTTGAGGATACTGTAAGATCCAATCCTGTTGCAGGTGTTGAGACTATACTGAGTTATACAAAAAAGATTAGAGTACATGTTCCAAAAAAATTGGCCTACAGGGCAAAGAGGAATGTAGTTGATGTTGTGCAAGGGGATCACAAGACACAATACTACAGATTAAGAGACTATCTGCAGTATGTTATGGACACAAACCCTG GGCTTGATGGATGCTTCATCAAACTAAGCACTGGGCAGCAAATCCTGGCAGCAACAGGGAGGGATGGCAACAACAACATCTTCCCTATTGCATTTGGTGTTGTTGACAAGGAGGAGACAGATAGTTGGACTTGGTTTCTTACACAGTTGAGGACAATAATTGGTAGTGGTAACAAGTTTGGAACCTACACAATTATTTCAGACATGCAAAAG AGGTGGGACATGACAGCTGCTCCATGTAGTCATGTTGTAGTAGCAATGCAGAAGGTGAAGCTACATCCTGAAGATTTTGTCCATGAGTTCTTCAAGAAGCCCCTCTACTGTGAAACCTACAAGCATATTATATACCCTGTTCTTGGCCCTGATTGTTGGCCACACACCATGGTGGATGACATATCTCCTCCAGTATTCAAAGAAAAGAAGGGTAAAAAGCAGACAGCTAGAAAGAAAGGACAGTTTGAGGTGCTTGCCAAGAAGGATACATCAAGAATTGGGATAGTGACCTGTAGCAACTGCAAGAAGCAAG GAGAATAG
- the LOC109758798 gene encoding membrane protein PM19L: protein MAGVSRSMVAPLLVLNLVMYIVVIGLASWNLNHFINGTTNYAGVAGNGATFYFLVFAILAGVVGAASKLAGVHHVRTWRGDSLATSASSALVAWAITALAFGLACKEIHVGGHRGWRLRVLEAFIIILAFTQLLYVMALHAGLFGNQFGDGYGAEHQYGDHHHKGMGTGAPAARV, encoded by the coding sequence ATGGCGGGCGTGAGCCGGAGCATGGTGGCGCCGCTGCTGGTGCTGAACCTGGTGATGTACATCGTCGTCATCGGCCTCGCCAGCTGGAACCTCAACCACTTCATCAACGGCACCACCAACTACGCCGGCGTGGCCGGCAACGGCGCCACCTTCTACTTCCTCGTCTTCGCCATCCTCGCCGGCGTGGTGGGCGCCGCCTCCAAGCTCGCCGGCGTGCACCACGTCAGGACCTGGCGCGGGGACAGCCTCGCCACCAGCGCCTCCTCCGCGCTCGTGGCCTGGGCCATCACGGCGCTCGCCTTCGGGCTCGCGTGCAAGGAGATCCACGTCGGCGGGCACCGCGGCTGGCGGCTCCGGGTGCTCGAGGCCTTCATCATCATACTCGCCTTCACCCAGCTGCTCTACGTCATGGCGCTCCACGCCGGGCTCTTCGGCAACCAGTTCGGCGACGGGTACGGCGCGGAGCACCAGTACGGCGACCACCATCACAAGGGCATGGGCACCGGCGCCCCCGCCGCCAGGGTCTGA